The region CAACAACGATCAGTCTTGCTGCTTACACGGTTCAGCAGAGAGAAATTGCTTACGTACCCAGCCTCGTTTACCATTAGCATCTACTTTACACCATATCGGGTATTTCCAAGCCATATGGTTCCGTTTGGTCGTATTCATCTCATCCAGTTCTTTTTGCGTGACTTCTCTTAAGCAGCCGAGGTTTTGGACACACCCTTCTGTCCATACGCGTGTATAGATCTTTTCGGCTTTACGGTTAGGCTCTACACTTAATGCAAGCGCTTCGCATTTTTTGATGAGTTTGACGGTAAATTCTGAAGGCTGTATCTTATCATCAGCAAGTAAACCTGTAAACAAAAGGCTACTAAGCAAGAAGGATCTCACATCTCTTCCTTTATATCATCTATATCATCTCTGTTCCAACGCTCAGGATCAAAGAAAGTATCATCATGTATATGTTTAAATGAAGCCCTGAACATTTTAAAGATATCTTTATTCTCTTTTTCAAGTCCTGCCAACCACGCTTTGGTTGAAGCTCTGGCATGAGGCATCTTGACCTCTTTTAACATAGCAGGACAGGCTTCATCACCTATCACCTGTAGGTTATTTTCTTCAGCAAAGGCACGAAGCTGTGTCTCTCTGGCTTGTATCAGTGGACGTATCAGGTGAAAGCCTCTGCTTGTTTTGTAAATAGGTGCCAAGGCTCTCATCGTCCCATTGTAGAACATATTCATAAAAAAGCTTTCGACTGTGTCATCAAAGTGATGCCCAAGTGCAACCTTGGTAAAACCGCCTTCCTCGGCAAAACTATAGAGTGCCCCTCTTCTCATACGTGAAAAATAGGAACAGAATGAAGAATTTTCCCTTATCGTGTCATTTGAAATTTCATAAATATTGGTGTCAAAAACTGTATGTTTGATACCATACTCTTTACAATGTGCTTCCAAAAAAGCATAATGTTCATCAGGCATACCATATTTAACTGTACAGGCTTCAAATTCAAAGTTAAAAGGAGCATGCCGCTGTATGTGTTTCAATATATGCACAAGCGCCAGAGAATCTTTACCCCCGCTGAGTCCTACCAGTACCTTGTCACCCTCACCTATCAGTTTGAACTCTGCATTGGTTTTACCCGCCAACTTGAGCAGTTTCTTGCTTATGGGTATGCTTTTAGAGGCAACACGTCTTTGATTATTGTCCAATTGCATCCACCATACTCAGAATGAAATCAGCAGATACCTTTGCTGAGCTTTCCAAGAATTCATCAAAATTAAAACTTGCATCCATATCGGCACTATCCGAGATTGCACGTAAAATGAAGAAAGGTATGTTTAAAGCATTGCATACCACTGCAACACTTGCCCCTTCCATCTCTAAAGCATCTGCTCTAAAGGTAGTCTTTATCCACTCCTTACGTTCAATGTCTGCGATAAACTGATCTCCGGTTGCTATCACACCCTCTTTAAGGGTCAAACCTTTAGACTTTGCTATATCTTTAGCAATATTTCTTAAACCTACATCTGTAGGGATACACACTTCTCCTTCAGGTACATAACCAAAAGGATGACCAAAAGCCGTAATATCCAAATCATGCTGACACAAGCCATCTGCGATAATAAGATCTCCAATACTAAGCTCATTAGAAATAGCTCCTGCCACACCTGAAAAAAGAAACATATCGCATCCAAATTTTTCTATGAGTGTTGTCGCAGTCAATGTAGCAAAAACTTTACCTATTTTAGAATAGGCTACAACGACTTCTTGCCCATGGTAAGAACCTTCATAGTATTTATTATCTCCATACACACTCGTTTGTACATTATCAAGTTTATCGATAATAGGTTCTATCTCTTCGGGCATTGCACCCATGATGGCAATTTTTTGACTTGTCATGATTATCCTAATTTACTGATCTCTTCGATCGCTGTTTCCAAAGATGCCATATCTGAAACAACAAAGTGAGGCTTGCTTGTTGCTTTACGGTTCAGTCCTTTAAGTACACCGCCATGTCCAAACTCAACATAACAATCTACAGAATCATCAAAATTGGCAATAGACTGCTTATAGAGTACAGGAGAGACCAATTGTTTAGGGAGAAGATCTAACGCTTCTTCTTTGGTATTGTATGTGTTTGCAGTGACATTCGATACCACTGGAGCGATAAACTCATCTTTCAACATCTCTGTAAGTTTTTCAGACAATGGAGCAGTTGCTGATTCAAGAAGAGGACAGTGACTTGCCACGGACATATTAAGAAGCATCGCTCTTTTTGCTTTAGCTTCTTTCAGAATCGGTGCCAATGTTTCAAGATCAGATTTGATCCCTGCGATCACTATCTGCCCTTCAGCATTGTAATTCACAGGCCATACTTTCAACCCTGCTTCTCTTTGTGCATCACAGATCTCTTCAACCACTTCATCTGCAAGACCAAGAGATACCATCATCCCCACATCTTGACCGGCACAGGCTTCAGCCATCAGTTTACCACGTAGATTCACCAGTTCTACCGCATCTATCGCATCTATCGCACCGACAGAGACCAGTGCAGAGAACTCACCCAGAGAGTGACCCAATGCATACACAGGCTTGATCGGCATTTCATTTTCAAAAAGCTTGTGTGCGATAGCAGATACAAGCAAAATAGCCGGTTGTGTAAATTCTGTTTTTTCAAGCTTATCATTCTCTTCAAAAAGCAGGTTTTCAAAATCGATACCTGTTCTTTCACTGGCATCAGCCACCATCTTTTTTGCAATATCAGAATTGTTAAAAAAATCTTGACCCATCCCTACAGCTTGTGAACCTTGCCCCGGAAATAAAAATGCACATTTGATTGACATACGTGTCCTTTAGAAGTATTAAAATATTTTCAGTATTTTACCATCTTTAAATTATGATATGATAGTAATAGATAACATGCTGGAGAATTATCATCAGTAAAAAGTATATTTTATACTTTTTGAAAATGGTTAACTATGCGTAAAGCAAAGTTTCCAGCAAAACTTCATGTACTGATTTCAAACAATAACTATAATGCAATTGATATTAGACATAGACCAGAAAATCTACATGTTTTCAATGAGATCATT is a window of Sulfurovum sp. TSL6 DNA encoding:
- a CDS encoding ATP-binding protein; this translates as MQLDNNQRRVASKSIPISKKLLKLAGKTNAEFKLIGEGDKVLVGLSGGKDSLALVHILKHIQRHAPFNFEFEACTVKYGMPDEHYAFLEAHCKEYGIKHTVFDTNIYEISNDTIRENSSFCSYFSRMRRGALYSFAEEGGFTKVALGHHFDDTVESFFMNMFYNGTMRALAPIYKTSRGFHLIRPLIQARETQLRAFAEENNLQVIGDEACPAMLKEVKMPHARASTKAWLAGLEKENKDIFKMFRASFKHIHDDTFFDPERWNRDDIDDIKEEM
- a CDS encoding 5'-methylthioadenosine/adenosylhomocysteine nucleosidase, yielding MTSQKIAIMGAMPEEIEPIIDKLDNVQTSVYGDNKYYEGSYHGQEVVVAYSKIGKVFATLTATTLIEKFGCDMFLFSGVAGAISNELSIGDLIIADGLCQHDLDITAFGHPFGYVPEGEVCIPTDVGLRNIAKDIAKSKGLTLKEGVIATGDQFIADIERKEWIKTTFRADALEMEGASVAVVCNALNIPFFILRAISDSADMDASFNFDEFLESSAKVSADFILSMVDAIGQ
- the fabD gene encoding ACP S-malonyltransferase; translation: MSIKCAFLFPGQGSQAVGMGQDFFNNSDIAKKMVADASERTGIDFENLLFEENDKLEKTEFTQPAILLVSAIAHKLFENEMPIKPVYALGHSLGEFSALVSVGAIDAIDAVELVNLRGKLMAEACAGQDVGMMVSLGLADEVVEEICDAQREAGLKVWPVNYNAEGQIVIAGIKSDLETLAPILKEAKAKRAMLLNMSVASHCPLLESATAPLSEKLTEMLKDEFIAPVVSNVTANTYNTKEEALDLLPKQLVSPVLYKQSIANFDDSVDCYVEFGHGGVLKGLNRKATSKPHFVVSDMASLETAIEEISKLG